DNA sequence from the Liolophura sinensis isolate JHLJ2023 chromosome 1, CUHK_Ljap_v2, whole genome shotgun sequence genome:
AGAAAAGACATCGAAGTCATAAAATAGCCAATGCAACACGCTCAGTCATCCTCACGCCATGGGCTCTTCACCTGGCTAAAACCCCACAAGTGATGAATTAATGAAGAAGAATGTAATCCCATGATATTTTTAGACATAATTTGTTTCGTACCTTTGGGCTacctttttttacatttttttctgcttgttAAGTGTTAACATTTTGTGGCAGAGACTTCAAACTTTCACAGTAggaacaaattcgtgtgggttTCAGGATGTACCTTGCACATTCAGTACACAGCCCTGATTCCCCGACCTCTGAATGGgagtgttttaccccatactgtTTGTTTAGCAGTTTTGTCAAATGTTTCATCAGTCAATCTATATCAGGAATTTGAGTGGAGTTATTTCAGGCCAGGAGCGTTCGGGGCTCGGAAATGTAGGAACAGTGGTGTAAACCAGACCATTAACACGTGTATAAACAGAAAGTTAATTGTGGAGTGTGACTACCTTTCAACACAGAAGGGAGAGGACCTCTGCAGACATACTGGCTATGcgtttatttataatttttacagTTAATAAGTTGGCCTCACCGAAATATTGATATAACGTTTTCTCATTGCAGACCCCTAACTCGTGACAAGCTTGGCGCCATTTGGAGCAACTTTAAAGAAGTGAAGTTTTTGGTGCGAAGCTGGAAGGTAAGCGACATAAATAAGCCATTTTAATCATGCTTAATGACGTTAACTAAAAAGACAAAATCACAAACTCACTTGCGGATTGAAACATCGATGGATTTAATATAGCGGTGACTAACAAGGACTATCACGTTTGTTTCCATTAAAATGGGAAATGTATCACGACTGATGGTAAGTTactcacagcaacctgcggatggtcgtgggtttcccacgggctctgcccggtttccacacaccatagtgctggcaaccgtcgtataaatgaaatattcttcactacatCATtcaagaccaatcaaataaataaacaaataaataaataaatcagtaaggTATTTCAGGAAGGTATTTCTTGTCGACTGTGGAAAGGTTTTCACTTCCAGAAAATGCAATGATTTTGGGCGAAAACGATGTTCGTAATCCTAGCGTAATTATCTGTACTCAGACTAATTCCTGGTAGTATGTGGTGATATTAATGCGCGGCAGATGTCTTAAGCTTTAACTGTGtcacatatacacagtgtattATACGTGGTATTTGTGAGTTCTACGAATCGCATCAAGAAACGATCTTCCGAACAGTTTCGAAAACCGTTTCTGAGGCCTCCTTAACCATTGTTCCCTTGCCATTGTCCAATCGCCTGGTTACATCCACTTCTAAAGGGCTTGAGCCTGACATAAAGAATGCCTTGTAATCTCCACATTCTCTTACCGGTAATGATACGTGTCTTTAATCGAACATTTTGCCATGTTCGGTTAGGAAATTCAAAATCTCAATTTTATTACTACTTCTGCTTCTTGGGTGACAACGCCGGTGCCCCCCTCCAACAAAACGGTCAATCGAACGGTTGATTGGTGTTCACTCGTGTGACGCCAGGATCCATCGTAAAGTATTTCTACACACAGAGTTCGACTCTGTGCGTagaaaatctatttatttgattcattgaAGCCATCATCGGAACGCCTTTCTGGAAGATGTATTTTAAGGGAAATTATTGTCCGTTAGGTGAAAACAAAGGACTATATCTCATTAGTGTTCCTTTCAAGTCAGACATAATTACAACTTACAGATATTGGAGTATAGTGTAAACATTATATTGCATTTTAATTCGGCCTGGTCGTATTTACTGGAATttacgaaaacattttttttggttaaaataCTGCAAGTAGCGAGTGTTTTCAGAAATGTAATGTAACTTTAATGACACGCTCACGTACTTTTAAagttgataaatattttaaaaacgtGTAAAAATCCTTTTTAAATTCATGTACCATCCATGTACCCATTTACATTTATAGGGAACAAAAAGCGATCCTggatttctagaccagtgacgtctaatagattgtaattaacatcattgcacaTTTTTACGTAATTATGCCGAAGCCATTGTAGCAGGGGACGTTTGATATACCACCattttacacgaacagttagaagaaaaacctaaccgaggtaaattgacaggagatCACGTTTGATCATTACCGGCTGTCATACTGTCgtgactgctctggttttgctctctatgttgtaagtctttaACTGTATCGTATTCCtccataaaccaggattctgctggtgtaCTAAGCATTCTCGAGGCGTGGCCCCTGTACATTACTTTAATgttgttttatgttaaattacTCGTTTCGAGTAATTCCAGACCTGCGACATGTAACAAATTGCAGTTGACATCACTGTATCCTCCCCAACCCCACCCCTCCCCTCAATTCTGCGGTAGCTATGGTGCTATGGGGCATGCAATTTgatactatttatgcatttacatgaatagttagaataaaaccttgactgaggtaaactgacaagaaacaGTATTTTACAGCTATAAAACTGTACAGGCTTGATTGTATAAGTATTTGAGGAAAACTGAATGTATTTTATTAGAataaagttgtatttatttgtgttgcAGTTGTTAGGATGTATGGGGTCTGTGGATATTAGAACTAACGAACATATAATACGGTATTCAAATGTACAGCAAAGTTGCTGTACAGGAAGAGATAAGCAATGCTGTGCACTTATGATCGTGACAAAAGCACCTGGCTCAATGCGCGCACATTTTATCATGATTTGGTGTTTCTGATATTGTGAGGCCGTAAGATCGAATCCAGCTTCCCTTGCTTCGGCCACGGCTATTAGCCAGCGGGTTTGTCACAGGTTCTGTCAGAggaaagttaaacaggttctgaaggatcccactgtgcaagaaacacttgctgaccttcatagtaaatttgtcatcactgtagcagacaaggctcctaataatgtcatctttatttgcaagaattattattatcacattcttgttcaagagctatgcgcatctacaacgacatccacgtattctgctactacatgtgctctggaggaactatttaacaaaaataaaacctgtcttaaagaaaggcgcataaatatacctacccgtcacacagaaataccacaactttactggattcctaaaatgcataaatccccattcaaggctcgatttattgcaggttcaagaagctgtaccaccaaactcttgtcaaccctacttacgagagcgttacaagaagtaaagtcattttggaataagtattgttgtgccataacaaaaaaattcaggtgtcaactgcacgtggattcttaacaactccaaacgtcttacagaagaacttgatcctcatatgcatataccgtacaaagacgtacccacatgggatttctctactctctatactacgattcctcacaaagatcttattgaaagaatatcgtcgttaattgtctcggtctttactaaaacaggtcaccgttacattaacgtcagaagcaataaggctttctttagttctactctttataaaggttaccactcatgggatgttacattatttattgaattacttgaatttctcattaataacatctttgtgaaattcggagataccatttaccaacagtgcataggtattgcaatgggtaccaattgtgcgcctcttttggcagacctatacctgttttcatatgaatacaactatatgcagaaattacttaaaagtaatatctttaaagctcgatccttttcattcaccaagcggtatattgatgatctactggtgttaaataatccccatattgctgaagcggtgaaggaaatctatccgcctgcattggatttaaaggagacaacagatagtcctgatagtacatcttatttggatctatatctgtacaaagacgaacaaggtctcctttcacgccgcctttacgacaaaagggataatttcaattttgatattgtaaattatcattatttagatagcaatataccaaagggtcctgcatatggcgtatacatatctcgccttgtagcatttggcAGATCTTGCGTtatgatgactttaatctgcgtcacaagttgctagttcaaaaactagtttgtcaaggatactccatcaaacgccttcattctaagtttctcaaattttacaatgagtataacactctcgttggcaggtatggacagagcgttcagaatctctggcgatctgcattgtgatcaaccacatagacggcgctgttatccctatgtacatatctatcacgtacatggtatttaacaacatagatggcgctggtgtcccagtgtaaccgtctatcttgtatgtcatgcgtaacatcatagatggcgcctcttgtagcatgaggtctttacatattaacgggaaagacgtaatcgtccgttacttttgaatcacaatctgatcggttagggtctgtaacgctcgtcattttcaaactgtatctaataccgcttaacctggggctaacctgctaattacatcagcattatgcctttatgaacagttgcaattaaagcgcgactgagatacttgtttaattgttatttgatatggaactcattcacggactacgaatatgaactttgatatggaattcatgcctggaatattcattgtctgcccggcatcattgaaaactgatgaccgcttctctcttgtgtgttaccggctttatttcttatttgtataatttcttacatacctttgtctttgggagttagtgttaaacgttgttttggaaatggacactgcgattatcgacttggaacgccctttacggactacgaatggtataggaatgtcggacttgacgcttatatacATATCTGGTGAAGAATGGCCGTTTACATCGAGACATCCGACTTCGTCCGCATATACTCCTGACCACTagtgagaaaacaaaacattcttaGGAAAGccctaaaacaccaattaagtaaatcaaaaacaaaaccaacatTTTGGGTTCAAGCATTGTTGATAACGGACAGAGGGAAAGATTTATCATTCTTTTTCAATGAAATTAATGAATTATGGAGGATATGATGACAAGACTTTTTCCAAACATGACAAGTTTTTAATTCCGCTTACATGTCTTGACACCGTGTCCTCACACTGACGAAATAAGACTATTGAACAGAACTCACTGGAACAAAAACACAGGATATGTTCTGCTGCACATGCCCAAACAATGCACTAATGCTACTTTAAGACTTATGAAACGTGTGGAGTTGTACAACAGTTAAAAGCAGCTTGGTGAATGATGCTGAAAACTGTAAAGCTGTCTCTTGACGGAAGCTTAGATTTCTTCTTTAGCGATGACTCGTTGCTGTGATCTCTACGATGACAGATAGGCAGGCCAAGGCGATGATACCAACGTAAGCGAAGAACAATCCACCCACACTGTCCAGTTCCAGGTTATTAGCGGAGTCAGGAGAAGGGACACGACACTGTTTGGGTGGACTCCCCCACTTTTTTCTCCACCTTTGTAGTAATCCCGACTCGTGCATCTTCTGTATTCTGTTTTATAGATTTATATGTGAACAAGAGAAGAAACTAATTATTATTAAACCTAGAATTGGTAATGGTAAGGTGTTCGGTTATGATTTCTTGTTGATGTGCCGAAAGCCTTTGAATACTTATTTGTAGCTGATTGATAGAGTAAATGATATGTACTCTTGCGGTGGCCATGTGCAAAGACAAAAATTGTGACAAAGTCGGCGTGGCCATTTCTATTATTTACTGAtaccttattttattttatatttcttgtttaCACACTTCATAGCAGAGGGACTGACCAATTTTTCCATCCTCTTGCAAAACTAATGGACACTGCTTTTCTTACTGCTGTAAGCAAAGCTTCTTTTCTGTGCTTCTGACCTAATGCCAGTTGAACTTACAGATGATTGACGGTCCGTAAGTAGGCTGCTCCCTGTGGAAGGACAATCCCGTACCCTACAGAATCAAAACTTTCGGTAGCCACAGAAAACTGATTGCAGCTATTGGTCGCTATGTAATCATACACGGGTTTGTCTCCCAAAAGAGCGTATTTCCCCGTCTCAACCAGCTCAATAAGCTCAGAGGTTGTCGACAGTTGAGGGGAGAGCTTTAGTCGTCTCCACATTTCCTGGTATAACTTTGACGAGGATTCCTGTAAGAGTTGTAcatgaaagttaaaaacaatataGGCTTCAATCCTTCAGCCGAATCATAGGCAGTTCAGCATATAAATTTCATTTGTGACAGAATAGATACATCTACCTAGAACATCTGCCCATCTGCCCAAACACGAATGTCTGGGAGTATATTGAGTTCACTCAATTCGTCACAATAGACGCTCACACGGCCGTACCTACTCCTCACATGCTCAGTTAAAAGTTCTAACAGCTATTATTGTTAGCAGGAGACAAGTGAGAATGGGTCATGCTCAAACACTTATTATTTGCTGACCTTGCACGAATTAACAATAAGAAGAATTGCTTTTTTTAGCATTGGACGTCCTTTTGGGTGGTACATCTACGCACACGTTGTAGAACCATATAAGCAATAAGTATCCGACTTTTACACTTAGCTTTGTATGAACTCATAATCACCTTGAAGACATCATCAAAGCTTGTTCCAGTCCTCACTAAAGGTTGTATTTCCTCCTGAGCCAGAAGCTCCCCCAGCGTGTTAATGGGCGGTGCTGGTAGAGATACTGTGAGGAAAGCGGCCAGGTTGGCGGTGTAGGTGGCCACCAACAGGATGGTGAACAGCCACCAAAATCCAATCAGACAGCGGCCGGAAACGGCTTCTGGACTGTGTAGGATACCTGAAATAAGAGTAGGCATAGTGATGACCTGGATGACCTGGATATCGTGCGAAATAGAGACATTTGTGTAGTTATTAGTGGACAACCACGAAAGAGTGTTTTCCGGACCAATGAAACGAACGAATTTATcgatatttttaataaaatacaaaatctaTGGATTTTTCCCGAGGAAACATTGACACGCCTAGGTGTGtctaaataaacatgtatataatatccACCATCC
Encoded proteins:
- the LOC135462010 gene encoding glutamate receptor 2-like, which codes for MAVALFTITSLREEVIDFTIPFREGSTGILTLSPGYQTNKSLFQILKPYSVPVWICVLGSVFVVGVASFLLNRFTPFQRKQETHPSGARYESSLEDNMWMVYSSVTEQGILHSPEAVSGRCLIGFWWLFTILLVATYTANLAAFLTVSLPAPPINTLGELLAQEEIQPLVRTGTSFDDVFKESSSKLYQEMWRRLKLSPQLSTTSELIELVETGKYALLGDKPVYDYIATNSCNQFSVATESFDSVGYGIVLPQGAAYLRTVNHLIQKMHESGLLQRWRKKWGSPPKQCRVPSPDSANNLELDSVGGLFFAYVGIIALACLSVIVEITATSHR